One Besnoitia besnoiti strain Bb-Ger1 chromosome VIII, whole genome shotgun sequence DNA segment encodes these proteins:
- a CDS encoding putative glutaredoxin (encoded by transcript BESB_085710), protein MAVTLASKAHVGEWVDNLIQTYKVCVFSKSYCPYCQKAIAALQSVKAQDMHVEQIENNPYMDAIQDYLGKKTGARSVPRVFIGGQFLGGGDDTVRAKANGFLIEKLQAAGAL, encoded by the exons ATGGCGGTCACCTTGGCCAGCAAAGCCCACGTTGGAGAATGGGTGGACAATCTTATCCAGACGTACAAAGTTTGTGTTTTCTCCAAAAG CTATTGCCCCTATTGCCAGAAAGCGATCGCCGCGCTTCAGTCTGTCAAAGCGCAGGACATG CATGTTGAACAAATCGAGAACAACCCGTACATGGATGCTATCCAAGACTACTTGGGAAAGAAAACAGGTGCTCGCTCGGTTCCCCGCGTTTTCATCGGGGGACAGTTCCTCGGTGGTGGCGATGACACG GTGCGGGCCAAAGCCAATGGCTTTCTTATCGAGAAGCTCCAAGCAGCTGGAGCACTATAG